Within Sorangiineae bacterium MSr11367, the genomic segment CATTTGCACCGCCGAATCGGCCGCCAAGCGATCGAGCACCGGCGTGCGATGATTGGCAATCGTCGTTCGCCAGCGCACCTTGGTGCCATGCTCGACGACCAAGTCGAGGAACGCGTCCACGGGGTGAATTCCGCGCTCGTCGGCCACCTGCCCGAAGGACTTGCCCACCACCGACGCGTCCGGGCACTCGACGATGTGCGCGTCGTGGAAGTCGCGATGCCAGACGCGCGGGGTAAACTTCGCTTCGTAGTCGCGGCGGAATTCGCGGCGATATTTCGCATCGGTCAACAGGTGATTGCGCTCCACTTGCTCTTGAAGGTGCAAAGCCTCGCGCCCTGCGCCGAATTCCTCGAAGACGACCAAGTCGATGCCGTCGGCGTACACCTCGAAGGGCACCGGCAGGTGCTGCCAGCGGAAGTCCGCACCGGTGAAGCGATTGATGAACCGCGCCACCGCGCAGAGCGCGCGGACCAACAGCGGGCTCGATTTCGCGTCGGCCGCCGTGAGAAGCGTCGTCTTGAGCGCCTTGCGCCCGAACAGGGCCATGCTCTCCCAGAGAAAGCGCACCGCGTTCACCTTCGTGGTGATGTTCGGCGCGCTCTGGAGCACCCGGCCGGTGGCGCGCAGGATGCGATTGAACCTCTGGTACTCGCCCCAGCGGGCGAACGTCGAGGGCAACGACTTGGAGCGGTACCGGTCACCATCGAGCTTGTCCCAGGGGTTCGTCATCGTGGAGAGCCCGAGGAATCCCTGCGAAATCGCGTCGTCGAGCATCTGCTCCATCCGGCGCATCTCGTCCTCGGTGGGCTTGTCGTTCGGATCGACGGAGCGCCCGAGGCCCATCACGTGGGCGCGCATGTCCGAGTGGCCGAGGAACGCGGCCACGTTGGGGCCGAGGGGCATCGATTCGAGAAAGCGCACGTAGTCACCCGCGCTCTGCCAGCTCTTGTGGCGCTCGAGCAGCGCGAGCACGTAGTCGCGCGGCACCGCCTCGACGCGGCTGAAAAGATCGGCGCAGTCGAGCGCGGAGGAGTGCACCGTGCCGATGGAACAGCTCCCGAGAAACACGCTGGTCACGCCATGGCGCACGGATTCGCGCAGCCCCGGCGCGGCGAGGATCTCGGCATCGTAGTGCGTGTGGATGTCGACGAAGCCGGGCAGCACCCACTTGCCCTCGGCGTCGATGATCTCGGGACAGCCTTCCTCGGAAAGCGGCACCGAGGACACCGCCTCGATGCGCCCTTCGCGGATCCCGAGATGGCGCACGGCCGAAGGGGCGCCCGTCCCATCGAACCAGAGCCCGTTGCGAATGATGACGTCGTACCCGGTCTCCATTGGCCAACCTCTTGTGGCCCGATGCTAACGAGATAGAGACCGCTCGCAATCTTTTAATCAGCGCAAACGTTTCACCACGCTGAAATTTCTCAGGAATTCAGTCCGCTTCGTCCTCGAGGGCGCGGCTCGAGAGACTGATTGCGCCCTCCTCCACGGCCGACTGGACGATGACGGTGGCTTGCTCTTCCGAGTAGCCCAGCATTTTCCCGAGCCTCGTCAGCATCGTCTTTTCTGAGGGAAGCTGAACGCCGTCGGCATGCGTAATGATCGCCGCGTTGGTGAGGAGGAGCTCGCGATCCTCGGCCCCGAGCTGGTCCAGGGACATCGTCGTATCGAGCCCTCGCTCGCTGCGCACGAACTCCGCGAGCTCCTTGCGCTGCTCGGGGCTAACGGCATACCCGGAGATGACCTGGTCGACGATCTCGAGCTCCGCCGGGTCGGCATTTCCATCGACCCAGACCACCGCCGCGAGCGCGCGGATGACGTCGCGTTCGCGGTTCGACAGAGGACGTGGACGTGGACGACCGCCAGACCGGCCTTGCGAGGCCGGCGCTGAATTCGGCGACGCGCTCGGAGGAGGCGGCGGAATGGAGGCGCCCCGCTTGGCCGTCACCGAATCCAGTGCAGCGGCGCCCGAGGCTTGCTTCACCGTCGCTTCGACGCGCTCGATGCGGATCTCCACCCCTTCGTTCCGCAGTTGATCGGCCACGAACTGATGCACACCCGCCAGATCCGCGCACGAGAGGCGCGCCATGAGCTCGCCCCCGACGAACCGATGGCACTCGACGACCTCGGCGCGCGCGCCAATGACGTCGACCAGCTCCTCTTGACGCTCCGGTACCGCGGAGATGAAGACGAACGCCGTCACCATGATGACCTCCAGCCTCCATTATGCGCCGGAAGATTTACTGCAGGAAATCTTTGTCCCGCAGTTTCTTCGGAATGTACTCCTCCGTGATGAAGGAAATGCTCTTCGTGAGGAGGGCGTCGACCTCCATCTTGAAGCCGTTTTTCAGCAGCTCCTGAATCTCACGCTGCCACTTCTTGTCCTTGAACCAGGGGTACGCCTTCATCTGCTCGGCGCGGGAAATGTCTTCCTTCGAGAGCTTGATCTCGACCGCCTTGGGCAGGGTGAACTTCTTGTAGTCGAACGAGCTCATGCCCAAGAAGCGAACGCCCGGGACGGCCATGCGCATCGATTCGTAGGCCAGGTTGATCGAGCCCTGCTTGAGGACCGAGTAGATGTAGAGCCCCCACGGATCGTTATCGACGAGGACGTAGATGGGCAGTTTCAGCTCGGTGGCCATGCGCTGCAATAGCCGGCGCGACCCGCGGGCCGCCTGGCCCTCGGTGGTCATGAGGATGCACTTGTGCTTCTCCCAGAAGCGGTCTTCGTTGAGGCGGTGCCAGACGGCTTGCTTCTCGACGCAGAGGATGAACTCCGCCTTGTTGCGCACGAAACGGAGTTGGTCGTCCTCGCAGATGCTCGGAATGCCCCAGCCACCGCGCCCCATGCGGGTCAAATCGATCTCGTCGCCCGCGTCGTTGACCACGAGCGAGCCCACGACGAGGCCGCGCTTGTTGGCGAAGAGATGGAGCTCCTCGCGCAACGCGTCGATGCCCACCTCGAGATCTTCGATGATGGGATCGCTCTCGCTCTGGTCCTCGAAGGTGTTCTCCGAGCTGCCCTGGAGCGTATGCTTCGTCATGTAGAACATTTGACGGATGCTGACCGTCTTGCCCTCGTCGATCAGCGTCTTGCAGCCGCGCGCGATGAGGAAGGTCTGCATGAACTTGCGGGCCATCGACGTGTTGAAAAACTCACGCGATTGCGTTTTCTGGCCCAGCTCGATGATGCGCTTCTTCTCGTTGAAGGAGACGTTGGAGAGCGCGCGCATGCGGATGGAGAGCGCGGGGTTCTCCTTCTTCTCGACGGTGCGTACCGCCGATTGAGCGAGCTGCTCGATCTTGCGGAGCGTACGGACGTCCTTCTCGGTCGTCTTGGGCTTGGTCGTGGCTTTCTTGGCGGCGGCCATGGGTTGTTCTCCTTAGACCTGGGTCCGTAGCTCGGGTTTCGTGCGCTTCTTGGGGAGCGGGCCGCCCTTCTTGGGCGCGGCGGGCGGCGCCTTTTTGGCGGGTTCCTTCGCAGCGGCCGCCTTTGCAGGGGCTGCCTTCGCAGCAGGAGCAGCTGCCTTGGCAGCAGGAGCCGCGGCCTTCGCAGGGGCTGCCGGCTTCTTGGCCGGAGCTTTCTTCGCCGCGGCCTTCGGCGGCGGCGGCGGCTCGCTGGCATTGGCCGCGGGCGGGGGCTCGCTTCCGCCGGGAGAGCCTTCGCCATCCGGCTTTTCCGGCTGCTCTTGCGCCATGCGCACGAAGTTCGGCAGCGCGGAGTAGAACGACTGCTGCACGGCGTCCTTCGGCTTCGAGAGGATCGCCCCGATGGCCTCGGCCACCTCGGGAATGTAGCGCTGGAAGAGGTGCAAGCGCTTTTGCTCGCTCACGGCGCGCTCGCGGGCACGCAGGTGCGCACCCAGCTTGCGGCCGCACTCCTGCACGGCGAGCTTCATCTCGCGAAGCAGCTCGTCGTAATGGGCGACGGCCTCCTTCGCCTCGCTGGTGAACGGCACCCAGACGCTCGCCAAGTGCACCACCACGGCCAAGGGGCCGAGCGGCAAGGCTCCGCGGGGCTGCTGCAGCTCGTACGAGCGCCAGTTCGTATCGTAGATGGCCTCGCTGATGGCGCAGGCCTTGGGCTGGTACTGCAACGGCACCCGGTTGGCGAAGCGCATGACGTCCGCCGGATCGTCGTTCGGAAGCTCACCGCCGTAGGCGAGGCCGACCTCCACCACGAACGGGTTGCCGCGGTAAACCGACGGCGGGCGCGTGGTCGACACGTAAAAATCGGCCTTGAAGCGGCGTTTCAGGCCCTCGATGAGGAGGTCCTCCCCAATGGGCACGACGCACGACGCGGACGGCGCCTTGACCTTCACCTCGCCGAGAGCCTTGTGGAGGCGATCCACGTCGTCGCCCACGATGCTGGCGGCCGACGTCTTCGGCTTTACCTTGGCGAGCTCGCACACCTGTTCGGCCAGGGCCGGGCTGATGCGCGAGAAGTCGTCGATGAGCACCTGCTTCACCGATTTGCCCGGCGAATCGTGCAGCATGCGCAGGAGCATGCCCAGTTCGACACCGTGCGGGTGCGGCTTGATCTCCTCGGCCTCGCGCGGCAACTCGTTGGCCACGCGCGGGAACACGAGCACCTCGCCCTTGGGCGGGTGGAAGGTCAGGCCGAGGTGCGGGTTCGCCACCACGGTTTGCTCGAGGTAGGCCTCCACGCCGGTGCGGCCACCGCGGTAGGCGGCGACCAGCTCGATTTCGACCCGAGTACCGTGCTCCTTGTCCCACTCGACGATTTCGTCCTTGAGGACGTCGGGGTGGTTGCGCTTCGTGTCGATGCGCAGCTCGATGCGGTGCGCGGGTCGGCCCTTGCCGATCTTCGAGATGATGACCACGGGGCGCCCCGTGGTGAGCTGCCCGTAGAGGCCCGCGGCGCTGATGCCGATCCCCTGCTGCCCGCGCGATTGCTTCAGACGGTGGAACTTCGACCCATATAAGAGCTTCGCGAAGATCTTCGCGATCTGCGGTTTGACGATGCCCGGGCCGTTGTCCTCGATGGAAACGCGGAAGCGGGAGGCCCCCGAGGCGTTGGTGGGGTTGCCTACCTCCTTCACCTCGACGATGAGCTCCGGCAGGATGCCGGCTTCCTCGCAAGCGTCCAGCGAGTTGTCCACCGCCTCTTTCACGGTGGTGAGCAGCGCCTTGGCGGGGTTGTCGAAACCGAGGAGGTGGCGATTCTTCGTAAAGAACTCGCTGACCGAGATTTCGCGCTGGCGCGAGGCCATGGTCTCGGCGGTGGCCCTTCGCGCGGGGCGAGTGGGCGCTGCAGATGCTTCGGATTCCTCGACGGCGGGGGTCTCTTCGGATTCGATCCGCTCGCTGACTTTGGCGGCTCTTTTCGGCATAGGTGATAACTCCCGAAGGCGGGGCGCCTAAGGCGATCCCAGTCCAGGGAGCGGACGTAGCTCGTGGGTTGAACAAATGTCAAGCTCGTGACCCTTGCCCGCGATAGCCTGCGGGCGTGATCCGGCGACCCTTCGTCATTCTGATCCTGCTGACCGGGCTGAATCTTCTCAACTACCTCGACCGCTACGTCCTCTCGGCGGTCCTGCCGAAGATCGAGGCGGAGCTCGCACTGACGAAGCTCGTCGAGGGCACGGCCGCCACCGTGTTTCTCGTGGGTTACTTCGCGACGAGCCCGATGTTTGGCGTGCTGGGCGACCGCGGACGGCGCACGCGGCTGATGGCCCTCGGGGTCGCCGTGTGGAGCCTCGCGACCCTGTGGTCGGGCCTCGCGGCGGGGAAATGGTCGCTGCTCGCCTCGCGCGCCTTCGTCGGCATCGGCGAGGCCAGCTACGCGACCATTGCACCTACGATCATCGACGATCTCGCGCCCCCGGAGCGGCGAGGGCGATGGCTCTCCGTGTTTTATACGGCGATGCCCGTGGGCTCGGCGCTCGGGTACCTCACGGGTGGCTTCGTCGAGCATGCCTTCGGATGGCGGGCGGCCTTCTTCGTGGCCGGCGGGCCGGGCCTGATGCTCGCCCTTCTTTGCCTAGCCATCGTCGAGCCGGAGCGGCGGGTCGTGGCCAAGGCCAAAGAGCCGATGCTCACGGCCTTGCGCGACCTCTTTCCGCAACGCACCTACCGCCGCGCGGTGCTCGGTTACGCCGCGTACACGTTTGCCATCGGCGGGCTGGCCTTTTGGGCACCAACGTTTCTCTACGAGACGTTCCACCTCGATTTGAAGACCGCCAATTTCCGCTTCGGAATGGTCACCGTGATCGGTGGGGCGATCGGCACCGTCCTTGGCGGTTTCCTCGGGGACAGGGCCGCCAAGCAGAATCGCGGCGAGGGAGATCCGGACCGAAATGCGTCCGTCGGCTACCTCTCCGTCTGCGCATGGAGTGCAGCCGTGGGCGCACCGCTGACCGCCGCATGCTTCGTCGCGGACTCTGCGGGGACCTTCTTCAGCATTGCCTTGGCGTGCGAGATCGCTCTGTTCGTGTCGAGTTCGCCGATCAACGCCGCCATCCTGCGAAGCGTGCCCGAGGAGCGCCGTGCCAGCGCCATGGCCCTGAGCATCTTCGCGATTCATCTGTTCGGGGACCTCTGGTCGCCCCCTCTCATCGGAGCACTTGCGGATCAGTTCTCCATGCGCGCGGCGATGTTCCTCATTACGGTTGGGTTCGCTGTCGGCGCCATTATTTGGTTCGTGCCAGGCAAGCAGCTGAAAAAGCAAGCAAATCCCGCCAGTGCAAATTGACTCCGCTCGAGGCTCGCGTAGAGTGCGGCACTGTCCACCCGCGCACCTTGCTTCGCTACGCGCCAGCCTCGAACGGAGAATCATCCTATGCGACACGTTGTCTTTCTTGCCGCGACCGTCCTTGGCTTCGTCACCTCCGCGTGCGGGCATCGTTCATCGTCGCCTTCGTCGACGGCAGCCTCTCAGCAGACGACGGCCGCCTCGGCGCCGGCCAAGGCGAAGGATGCCCCCCTTCCCTTCATCGAGGACGACTACCCGCGGGCACTTGCCGAGGCCAAGGCGAAGAACAAGCCGCTCTTCGTCGATGGATGGGCAACGTGGTGCCATTCGTGCCTCAGTCTGAAAAGCTACGTGCTGACTGCGCCCGAGATGCGGGCCCAGGCTGACAACTTCGTCTGGCTCTCCGTCGACAGCGAGAAGGACCAGAACGCGCCCTTCTTCCAGAAATTCGGCCTCAGCGTCCTGCCGACGTTGTGGGTCATCGATCCGAAGACCGAGCAGATCTCGTGGAAGCTCGCCGGCGCACTCACCGCACCGGAGCTCGCCGCAGCGCTCGATGACGTGCGCAAGAAGGACGGAAACGCGGGCGAGGCCGAATCCGCTTTCGCCGATGGCGTTCGCGCCGACGCGCACAAAGACCCCGCGGGCGCGGCGCGCTTCTACGAGAAGGCGCTCGCCAAGTCCCCGCGCACGTGGAACCACCGCGCGGAGGCCGTTTCGGCGTACGTGACCGATCTGTCGGCGACCAAGCAGGCCGAGCGATGCGCCGAAGTGGCTGACCATGAAGCGCACGCGCTTCCGATGAGCACGTACCGCGTGAACGCCGCGGTGATCGGCGCGGGATGCGCGCAGGATCAACCGCAGGGTTCGCCCGCCCACACGCACCTCGCGCCGTTGGTCAAAGAGCTGACGGACATCGTGCACACCAAGGGCACGATCCTCGCCGACGATCGCTCGGGGGCCTTCGACGAGCTCATTTCCGCGCTCAAGTCCGACGGGAAGAAGGACGTGGCCAAGCAGATGGCCGCCGAATGGGCCGCCTTCCTCGAGGGCGAGGCGCAGCGTGCGCCCGACACGAAGGGCCGCGCGGTCTTCGACGCGCACCGGATGCTCGCGTACGTCGAGCTCGGCGATCCGGCGCGGGCCATTCCCATGTTTTCGCAGACGGAACGCGACTTTCCGGAGGACTACAACCCGCCGGCGCGCCTTTCCCGCGTGTATTTCGAGTTGAAACGCTACGACGAGGCTCTGGCTGCCGCATCCCGCGCCATCACCAAGGCATACGGCCCGCGCAAACTGCGGCTCTATCAGCTCAAAGCGGATATCGCGGCGGCCAAAAAGGACGCGCCGGCCGAACGCCAAGCCCTCGACGAAGCACTGCAATTCGCGTCCACGGTTTCGCTGCGCGAGGGGTACGAAAAGCTTCGCGCGCAACTTGCAGAACGCCGCGCGAAGCTCGGAAGCGGCGCGACGGCGCAGCGCTAGAGGCCAGCACCAGGGTGCAGCAGGGTGCACCAAGACGGTGCGACGGACGGCCGAGCAGAAAAGTCGACGCCGTGGGAATGAAAATCGTCGAGGTGTAAAAGGCGTTGGGGAGCGCGACGCGCGGTTGACCTCCTAGGCTTTGCTGCGCTACGAGCGTGTCAACTTCTCCCTTCTCAACCTCTCCCCACACTGCCGCCTTGCTCACTAGCTCTTGATGCGCTCGATCTCCGTTCGTACCGTCGATGCGCCTTCGCGGCGTGGGCAGGGATGCCGCCGCGTCCTGTTCGTCGCCATGCTCGCGTTCAGCGCGGCGTTGGCGATGCTTCTCACCGGTAGCCTTTCCTCGGTCGCGTGGGCGCAGGCGGGGCCCAAACCCGCGCCGGCTCCGCAAGCGAAGCCTGGGGCAGCCTCCCCCGCCGATGCAGGCGCACCGACGCCCAATGCAGGAGCGCCGTCGCCCGATGCAGATGCCGGCGCCGCAGCAGCCCCGGGCACCGCGCCCGCCGAGGCGCTGGGCCCCACCATCCGCATCCCGCAGACCGAGGGTGACAAGGCCGAGGGCTACAACATCATCGCCATCGAGGTGAGCGGCAACCGCAAGACGACGAAGGACGAAGTCCTCTCGTACTTGAAGGAAAAGGTTGGCCAGCCCTTCAAGATGGAAACGCTCACCGGCGACGTGCGCGCGCTCTGGGACGCGGGCTTCTTCGACGACGTCGAAGTCGACCTCACCCGCGGCGACCGCGGCGTCACCCTGCGCTTCCTCGTGCGCGAGCGGCCGAACATCAAGGCCATCGAGTTCTCGGGCAACGACGAAATCGAGACCGACAAGCTGACCGAAGGCATCGAAGTCAAGGCGAACACGATCCTCAGCGTTCCGGCCGTGCGCCGCAGCGTCCAGAAGATCAAGGACATGTACCAGGAGAAGGGGTACTTCCTCGCCGACGTCGACTTCACCATCGATGCGCAGCGCGAAAACGAAGTCATCGTCAAGTTCAAGATCGTCGAGCACCAGCAGGTCACCGTTCGGCGCATCACCTTCATCGGCAACGAGAACGTCCCCGAGAGCGAATTGCGCGAGGTGATGCAGACGGGCCAGGGCTCGCTGTTCTCCTTCGGATCGGGCGGCCCGTACCGGCAGGACATGTTCGAGCGGGACGTGCTCATGATGAGCGCGCTCTATTACGACAAGGGCTACATGAACGTGCAGATCGGTACTCCGCGCGTCATGCTCACGCCCGACCGCGAAGGCATCGAGATCACGCTCGTGATCCACGAGGGCCCGCGCTTCAAGATTCGGCAGCTGCGCGTGTTCGAACGCGACGCAGACGGCAACGAGGTCGAGCCGCTTGGCGGCCGCCGCGCCCTCCGCCAATTGATCCGCGCCCACAGCGGCGACTGGTTCAACCGCGCCGAGGTGGTGAAGGACCTGCAGGCCGTGCGCACGCTCTACCGCGATGCCGGCTACTACAGCGTGGAGGCCGATCCGGAGACGGAGCTCGACAGCGTCAAGCGCGAGGTCGACATCATCATCCCGATCAAGCGCGGCCCCCTCACCCGCATCGAGCGCATCGAGATCAAGGGGAACACCAAGACCCGCGACAAGGTGCTCCGCCGCGAGATGGAGATCCAAGAGGGCGCGCTCTATTCGGAGACCAAGCTCGAGACGTCGAAGAAGCGCATCACCGCCCTCGGTTACTTCGAGCGCGTCGACGTCACGCCGGAAATTGGCTCGGCCCCGGATCGGGTGACCATCTATTTCGAAATCGCGGAGCGCGCGACCGGTACATTCCAGGTCGGCGCCGGCTTCAGCTCGGTGGAGAACTTCATCGCCACCGCGCAGATCCAACAGGCAAACCTGTTCGGAAACGGGCAATCCTTGGCCCTGCAAGCGCAGATTTCGAGCTTGCGGCAGATCGTCAGCGTCCGCTTCTTCGAACCGTACTTCCTCAACTCGGACTGGTCGATGAGCACCGAGCTGTTCAATCAGCTCTACGTGTTCAGCGACTTCTCGCGAAGTTCGAACGGTGCATCGCTCACCTACGGCTACGCGCTGGTGCAGCCGTGGCTGCGTCTGTCGCTCACCGGCACGGTGCAGTACGACAAGGTCAATACGCAGAATACGACGACGTTCTTCGGCAGCACGTCGAGCGTCATCAACACCTTCCCTCGCCTGCCGCTGGCCAATCTGTTCAACGACGGCCGCACGATTTCGCTGCGCCCCGCGCTGATCTACGACACACGCGACAACCGACTCTTTCCGACGTCGGGTATCTACCTGCAGTTGTCGACGGAGTTCGCGAACTCGGGATTGGGCAGCGAGGTCGAATACCTGCGCCACCGCTTCTCCGGGAACTTCTATTACAACCTCGGTGGCAGCACCGGGCAGCCGGGCTCCGGCTTCGTCCTCAAACTGAGAACGGAGATCGGCTACATCACCAGCCCGAGCGACGCGGGCGTGCCGATTTACCAGCGCTTCTTCCTCGGCGGCATTCTCGACATGCGCGGGTACCGGTTGAGAACCATCGGTACGCGTCTTCCGCTGAACCAGACGCTCGACCCGAATGCGACGCCGATCCCCAACGGCGCGAACATCGGCGGTAACTTGCAGGCCTATTCGAA encodes:
- a CDS encoding DNA topoisomerase VI subunit B, which translates into the protein MPKRAAKVSERIESEETPAVEESEASAAPTRPARRATAETMASRQREISVSEFFTKNRHLLGFDNPAKALLTTVKEAVDNSLDACEEAGILPELIVEVKEVGNPTNASGASRFRVSIEDNGPGIVKPQIAKIFAKLLYGSKFHRLKQSRGQQGIGISAAGLYGQLTTGRPVVIISKIGKGRPAHRIELRIDTKRNHPDVLKDEIVEWDKEHGTRVEIELVAAYRGGRTGVEAYLEQTVVANPHLGLTFHPPKGEVLVFPRVANELPREAEEIKPHPHGVELGMLLRMLHDSPGKSVKQVLIDDFSRISPALAEQVCELAKVKPKTSAASIVGDDVDRLHKALGEVKVKAPSASCVVPIGEDLLIEGLKRRFKADFYVSTTRPPSVYRGNPFVVEVGLAYGGELPNDDPADVMRFANRVPLQYQPKACAISEAIYDTNWRSYELQQPRGALPLGPLAVVVHLASVWVPFTSEAKEAVAHYDELLREMKLAVQECGRKLGAHLRARERAVSEQKRLHLFQRYIPEVAEAIGAILSKPKDAVQQSFYSALPNFVRMAQEQPEKPDGEGSPGGSEPPPAANASEPPPPPKAAAKKAPAKKPAAPAKAAAPAAKAAAPAAKAAPAKAAAAKEPAKKAPPAAPKKGGPLPKKRTKPELRTQV
- a CDS encoding TerB family tellurite resistance protein; this encodes MVTAFVFISAVPERQEELVDVIGARAEVVECHRFVGGELMARLSCADLAGVHQFVADQLRNEGVEIRIERVEATVKQASGAAALDSVTAKRGASIPPPPPSASPNSAPASQGRSGGRPRPRPLSNRERDVIRALAAVVWVDGNADPAELEIVDQVISGYAVSPEQRKELAEFVRSERGLDTTMSLDQLGAEDRELLLTNAAIITHADGVQLPSEKTMLTRLGKMLGYSEEQATVIVQSAVEEGAISLSSRALEDEAD
- the bamA gene encoding outer membrane protein assembly factor BamA produces the protein MRSISVRTVDAPSRRGQGCRRVLFVAMLAFSAALAMLLTGSLSSVAWAQAGPKPAPAPQAKPGAASPADAGAPTPNAGAPSPDADAGAAAAPGTAPAEALGPTIRIPQTEGDKAEGYNIIAIEVSGNRKTTKDEVLSYLKEKVGQPFKMETLTGDVRALWDAGFFDDVEVDLTRGDRGVTLRFLVRERPNIKAIEFSGNDEIETDKLTEGIEVKANTILSVPAVRRSVQKIKDMYQEKGYFLADVDFTIDAQRENEVIVKFKIVEHQQVTVRRITFIGNENVPESELREVMQTGQGSLFSFGSGGPYRQDMFERDVLMMSALYYDKGYMNVQIGTPRVMLTPDREGIEITLVIHEGPRFKIRQLRVFERDADGNEVEPLGGRRALRQLIRAHSGDWFNRAEVVKDLQAVRTLYRDAGYYSVEADPETELDSVKREVDIIIPIKRGPLTRIERIEIKGNTKTRDKVLRREMEIQEGALYSETKLETSKKRITALGYFERVDVTPEIGSAPDRVTIYFEIAERATGTFQVGAGFSSVENFIATAQIQQANLFGNGQSLALQAQISSLRQIVSVRFFEPYFLNSDWSMSTELFNQLYVFSDFSRSSNGASLTYGYALVQPWLRLSLTGTVQYDKVNTQNTTTFFGSTSSVINTFPRLPLANLFNDGRTISLRPALIYDTRDNRLFPTSGIYLQLSTEFANSGLGSEVEYLRHRFSGNFYYNLGGSTGQPGSGFVLKLRTEIGYITSPSDAGVPIYQRFFLGGILDMRGYRLRTIGTRLPLNQTLDPNATPIPNGANIGGNLQAYSNLELEFPIIDKVGIRGVVFYDMGNAWNTEDQFCKTTPAPQFPGVVSPCFSGSSLLHVRTSTGFGIRWFSPLGPLRFEWGFPLYRIFNEETSVFEFTIGNFF
- a CDS encoding MFS transporter, which encodes MIRRPFVILILLTGLNLLNYLDRYVLSAVLPKIEAELALTKLVEGTAATVFLVGYFATSPMFGVLGDRGRRTRLMALGVAVWSLATLWSGLAAGKWSLLASRAFVGIGEASYATIAPTIIDDLAPPERRGRWLSVFYTAMPVGSALGYLTGGFVEHAFGWRAAFFVAGGPGLMLALLCLAIVEPERRVVAKAKEPMLTALRDLFPQRTYRRAVLGYAAYTFAIGGLAFWAPTFLYETFHLDLKTANFRFGMVTVIGGAIGTVLGGFLGDRAAKQNRGEGDPDRNASVGYLSVCAWSAAVGAPLTAACFVADSAGTFFSIALACEIALFVSSSPINAAILRSVPEERRASAMALSIFAIHLFGDLWSPPLIGALADQFSMRAAMFLITVGFAVGAIIWFVPGKQLKKQANPASAN
- a CDS encoding DNA topoisomerase IV subunit A; this translates as MAAAKKATTKPKTTEKDVRTLRKIEQLAQSAVRTVEKKENPALSIRMRALSNVSFNEKKRIIELGQKTQSREFFNTSMARKFMQTFLIARGCKTLIDEGKTVSIRQMFYMTKHTLQGSSENTFEDQSESDPIIEDLEVGIDALREELHLFANKRGLVVGSLVVNDAGDEIDLTRMGRGGWGIPSICEDDQLRFVRNKAEFILCVEKQAVWHRLNEDRFWEKHKCILMTTEGQAARGSRRLLQRMATELKLPIYVLVDNDPWGLYIYSVLKQGSINLAYESMRMAVPGVRFLGMSSFDYKKFTLPKAVEIKLSKEDISRAEQMKAYPWFKDKKWQREIQELLKNGFKMEVDALLTKSISFITEEYIPKKLRDKDFLQ
- a CDS encoding amidohydrolase family protein, producing the protein METGYDVIIRNGLWFDGTGAPSAVRHLGIREGRIEAVSSVPLSEEGCPEIIDAEGKWVLPGFVDIHTHYDAEILAAPGLRESVRHGVTSVFLGSCSIGTVHSSALDCADLFSRVEAVPRDYVLALLERHKSWQSAGDYVRFLESMPLGPNVAAFLGHSDMRAHVMGLGRSVDPNDKPTEDEMRRMEQMLDDAISQGFLGLSTMTNPWDKLDGDRYRSKSLPSTFARWGEYQRFNRILRATGRVLQSAPNITTKVNAVRFLWESMALFGRKALKTTLLTAADAKSSPLLVRALCAVARFINRFTGADFRWQHLPVPFEVYADGIDLVVFEEFGAGREALHLQEQVERNHLLTDAKYRREFRRDYEAKFTPRVWHRDFHDAHIVECPDASVVGKSFGQVADERGIHPVDAFLDLVVEHGTKVRWRTTIANHRTPVLDRLAADSAVQMGFADSGAHLRNMAFYNFPIRMLRRVKAAIDAGSPFMSLERAVHRLTGELGGWYGIHAGTLRKGDRADVVVLDPAGLDASVDAYYEAPVPEYGGLSRMVNRSDAAVRATLVGGRVVYQNGQFLAGYGETVRTGSFLRVGEGSMVVAGNPREQSGTNEVTTRGGERAA
- a CDS encoding thioredoxin family protein, with the protein product MRHVVFLAATVLGFVTSACGHRSSSPSSTAASQQTTAASAPAKAKDAPLPFIEDDYPRALAEAKAKNKPLFVDGWATWCHSCLSLKSYVLTAPEMRAQADNFVWLSVDSEKDQNAPFFQKFGLSVLPTLWVIDPKTEQISWKLAGALTAPELAAALDDVRKKDGNAGEAESAFADGVRADAHKDPAGAARFYEKALAKSPRTWNHRAEAVSAYVTDLSATKQAERCAEVADHEAHALPMSTYRVNAAVIGAGCAQDQPQGSPAHTHLAPLVKELTDIVHTKGTILADDRSGAFDELISALKSDGKKDVAKQMAAEWAAFLEGEAQRAPDTKGRAVFDAHRMLAYVELGDPARAIPMFSQTERDFPEDYNPPARLSRVYFELKRYDEALAAASRAITKAYGPRKLRLYQLKADIAAAKKDAPAERQALDEALQFASTVSLREGYEKLRAQLAERRAKLGSGATAQR